From one Nonomuraea polychroma genomic stretch:
- a CDS encoding AzlD domain-containing protein: protein MTLWWAIAAVCAGCYALKLAGLAAPRRVLDHPAVRRFAELVPVALLAALIAVQVFTEAGGLRFDPARTAGLGAAAVALLLRAPFLVVLAAAAVVTALARMLLG from the coding sequence ATGACGCTGTGGTGGGCGATCGCCGCGGTCTGCGCCGGCTGCTACGCGCTCAAGCTGGCCGGGCTGGCGGCGCCGCGGCGGGTGCTGGACCATCCGGCGGTGCGCAGGTTCGCCGAACTGGTGCCGGTGGCGCTGCTGGCGGCGCTGATCGCGGTGCAGGTGTTCACGGAGGCGGGCGGGCTGCGCTTCGACCCGGCCCGCACGGCGGGGCTCGGGGCGGCCGCCGTGGCGCTGCTGCTCCGGGCGCCGTTCCTCGTCGTCCTGGCCGCGGCCGCGGTCGTCACCGCGCTTGCCCGGATGCTTCTGGGGTAG
- a CDS encoding serine/threonine-protein kinase, with protein MSDSEGTIGGRYRLLRTIGKGGMGTVWQAHDEVLGRDVAVKEVLPPPDLTGPEREVFSVRTFREARAAGRVAHPGVATVYDVLEERGHPWIIMQLVQSRTLGELIREDGPMPPLEAANVGLQLLEALRAAHAAGVLHRDVKPDNVLLTEDGRAVLTDFGIATTEDEAPVTRTGVLIGTPAFMAPERAAGGSARPASDLWSLGVTLYMAVEGHSPFQRDNPLATLGAVMHAEPEPLARAGVLAPVLYGLLRKDPGERMTLEEAERRLTAIVAGGVPAQTGPVPLAVTAGAAGRPRRRLPLAAIGAGALLVGLVTGGAAWWSSRPADTPRPPPPTPVVVTTSLTPSSSPSSPSETVPQSSPESAYQPPASQSSPPPTREQPRTPDREKRTPSEEPTPTKSKEDKDDKGDKEDKEETPAESPDMVEGSGNGRASDVDKKESEKDD; from the coding sequence ATGTCCGATTCAGAAGGGACGATCGGCGGGAGATATCGCCTGCTCAGAACGATCGGCAAGGGCGGCATGGGCACCGTGTGGCAGGCGCACGACGAGGTGCTGGGCCGCGACGTGGCCGTGAAGGAGGTGCTGCCGCCTCCTGATCTGACGGGGCCGGAGCGCGAGGTGTTCTCGGTGCGCACGTTCCGCGAGGCCAGGGCGGCCGGCCGCGTGGCGCACCCCGGCGTGGCGACCGTCTATGACGTGCTGGAGGAGCGCGGCCACCCGTGGATCATCATGCAACTCGTGCAATCGCGCACCTTAGGCGAGCTGATCCGCGAGGACGGTCCGATGCCCCCTCTCGAGGCCGCGAACGTCGGGCTGCAACTGCTGGAGGCGCTACGCGCCGCGCACGCGGCCGGGGTGCTGCACCGCGACGTCAAACCGGACAACGTGCTGCTCACCGAGGACGGCCGGGCGGTGCTCACCGACTTCGGCATCGCCACCACGGAGGACGAGGCTCCCGTCACCAGGACGGGCGTCCTGATCGGCACCCCCGCCTTCATGGCGCCCGAACGTGCGGCGGGCGGCTCGGCCAGGCCCGCGTCGGATCTGTGGTCGCTGGGCGTGACGCTGTACATGGCGGTCGAGGGACACTCGCCCTTCCAGCGGGACAACCCGCTGGCCACGCTCGGCGCGGTCATGCATGCCGAGCCGGAGCCGCTGGCCCGGGCGGGCGTGCTCGCCCCCGTGCTGTACGGGCTGCTGCGCAAGGACCCGGGGGAGCGCATGACGCTGGAGGAGGCCGAGCGGCGGCTGACCGCGATCGTGGCGGGCGGTGTCCCCGCGCAGACGGGTCCCGTGCCCCTGGCCGTCACGGCCGGCGCCGCGGGGCGGCCGCGGCGCAGGTTGCCGCTGGCCGCGATCGGCGCGGGCGCGCTGCTCGTGGGCCTGGTCACGGGCGGCGCGGCCTGGTGGTCCAGCCGGCCCGCCGACACACCCCGCCCGCCTCCGCCCACGCCCGTCGTGGTGACCACGTCCCTGACCCCGTCGTCCTCCCCGTCGTCGCCCTCGGAGACGGTCCCGCAGTCCTCCCCCGAGTCGGCGTACCAGCCGCCGGCGTCGCAGAGCTCCCCGCCTCCCACCAGGGAGCAGCCCAGGACGCCGGACCGCGAGAAGCGAACCCCGTCCGAGGAGCCGACGCCGACCAAGTCCAAGGAGGACAAAGACGATAAGGGCGATAAGGAGGACAAGGAGGAGACGCCGGCCGAGTCACCCGACATGGTCGAGGGCTCCGGCAACGGCAGGGCGTCGGATGTGGACAAGAAGGAGTCCGAGAAGGACGACTGA
- a CDS encoding DivIVA domain-containing protein yields MPLTPADVRNKQFSTTRLRPGYDEEEVDAFLDEVEAELDRLIQENEELRAKLAECLRGKVPGGMNMPMASAPVQEQPKPEMMAPPQPEPMRAPEPPPVQQPVPVAMNMPPAEDNMDTAARVLALAQQTADQAIADARREADETVTRARREADEILTKARRQAEQVIGDARARAETLERDAQERHRQAMGSLVQTRDELERKVEELRSFEREYRSRLKLYLENQLAELNVSAEGSGGFPVMSGGPQGQAPAMSHAVQGGGQQPLPGSPNPFGGEAPQGAFPGGDGPHNDRR; encoded by the coding sequence ATGCCGCTGACGCCCGCTGATGTGCGGAACAAGCAGTTCAGTACCACCCGGCTGCGGCCGGGCTACGACGAGGAAGAGGTCGACGCCTTCCTCGACGAGGTGGAGGCTGAGCTCGACCGCCTGATCCAAGAGAACGAGGAGCTCCGCGCGAAGCTGGCCGAGTGCCTGCGTGGGAAGGTGCCGGGCGGCATGAACATGCCCATGGCATCCGCCCCGGTCCAGGAGCAGCCCAAGCCCGAGATGATGGCGCCGCCGCAGCCGGAGCCCATGCGGGCCCCCGAGCCGCCGCCGGTGCAGCAGCCGGTCCCCGTGGCCATGAACATGCCTCCCGCCGAGGACAACATGGACACCGCGGCCCGCGTGCTCGCGCTCGCCCAGCAGACCGCCGACCAGGCGATCGCCGACGCCCGCCGGGAGGCGGACGAGACGGTGACCCGCGCCCGCCGCGAGGCCGACGAGATCCTCACCAAGGCGCGCCGCCAGGCCGAGCAGGTCATCGGCGACGCCCGCGCCCGCGCCGAGACGCTCGAGCGCGACGCGCAGGAGCGCCACCGCCAAGCGATGGGCTCGCTGGTGCAGACCCGTGACGAGCTCGAGCGCAAGGTCGAGGAGCTGCGCAGCTTCGAGCGCGAATACCGCAGCAGGCTCAAGCTCTACCTGGAAAACCAGCTCGCCGAGCTCAACGTCTCTGCCGAGGGCAGCGGTGGGTTCCCGGTCATGTCCGGTGGTCCGCAGGGTCAGGCTCCCGCCATGTCGCACGCCGTGCAGGGTGGCGGACAGCAGCCCCTTCCCGGCAGCCCCAACCCGTTCGGCGGTGAGGCTCCTCAGGGCGCTTTCCCCGGCGGTGACGGTCCGCACAACGACCGCCGGTAA
- a CDS encoding VOC family protein — protein sequence MKLEVVVLPVADVDRSKNFYKALGWREDGDFAVGDGFRVVQFTPPGSGCSIIFGSGSPRPRRARCRACT from the coding sequence ATGAAGCTCGAGGTCGTGGTGCTGCCGGTCGCCGACGTGGATCGGTCCAAGAACTTCTACAAGGCCCTCGGGTGGCGGGAGGACGGCGACTTCGCCGTCGGTGACGGCTTCCGGGTGGTGCAGTTCACCCCACCCGGCTCAGGGTGCTCGATCATCTTCGGCAGCGGGTCACCTCGGCCGCGCCGGGCTCGATGCAGGGCCTGTACCTGA
- a CDS encoding AzlC family ABC transporter permease has protein sequence MDRTTHRSAAVRDGLGVGVAVGLSGLAFGAAAIIAGLTVPQACVLSLLTFTGASQFALTGAVGAGGDLVAATAGALLLGGRNTLYGLRLADLLQVRGPRRLLAAHGVIDETTAVALAQPDERAARAGFTATFASLYITWNLCTLAGAYGTSFLGDPGVLGLDAVGPAAFLAILWPRLAASKELRLLAAVAAVIALCATPFLPPGVPVLLSAAAVLVVMAR, from the coding sequence ATGGATCGGACAACACATCGTTCCGCCGCCGTGCGGGACGGTCTGGGCGTGGGCGTGGCGGTGGGGCTGTCGGGGCTCGCCTTCGGGGCCGCCGCGATCATCGCCGGCTTGACCGTACCGCAGGCGTGCGTGCTGAGCCTGCTGACGTTCACGGGCGCCTCGCAGTTCGCCCTGACGGGGGCCGTGGGCGCGGGCGGCGACCTGGTGGCCGCCACCGCGGGGGCGCTGCTGCTCGGCGGCCGCAACACGTTGTACGGCCTGCGCCTGGCCGACCTGCTCCAGGTACGCGGCCCGCGCCGGCTGCTGGCCGCCCACGGCGTGATCGACGAGACCACGGCCGTGGCGCTCGCCCAGCCGGACGAGCGGGCGGCGCGCGCCGGGTTCACGGCCACGTTCGCCAGCCTCTACATCACCTGGAACCTCTGCACCCTGGCGGGAGCCTACGGCACGTCCTTCCTGGGCGACCCGGGGGTGCTGGGGCTGGACGCGGTGGGCCCGGCCGCCTTCCTGGCCATCCTGTGGCCCCGGCTGGCGGCGAGCAAGGAGCTGCGTCTGCTGGCCGCGGTCGCGGCGGTGATCGCGCTGTGCGCCACGCCGTTCCTGCCGCCCGGCGTGCCGGTGCTGCTGTCGGCGGCCGCGGTGCTGGTGGTGATGGCGCGATGA
- a CDS encoding AraC family transcriptional regulator, with protein MKEQAHFFRHPAVPETDLLKARYVTHRFSRHVHDGYAIGLIVTGVEEFDYRGVTHRAGAGELVLVNPDAVHTGQAGVPGGWSYRMLYPSIDALAGIAAELGAPYGTPHFPEQVVRDDPVAALLGRAHQAAERGDALAASTLSRTLFARLLIRHGAPRPPAALLGEGGRAVREARDLLHESLVDPPTLDDLAGAVGARPFALLRAFKEATGLPPHAYLTSLRVRRARHLLESGMRPARVAAEVGFTDQAHLTRHFRRIVGVPPAAYQRAAGTYKTGDSSTA; from the coding sequence GTGAAAGAGCAGGCGCATTTCTTCCGGCACCCGGCGGTGCCGGAGACGGACCTGCTCAAGGCCCGCTACGTCACCCACCGCTTCTCGCGGCACGTGCACGACGGCTACGCCATCGGCCTCATCGTCACGGGCGTCGAGGAGTTCGACTACCGCGGCGTCACCCACCGGGCGGGCGCGGGCGAGCTGGTGCTGGTCAACCCGGACGCCGTGCACACCGGTCAGGCCGGCGTGCCCGGCGGGTGGTCGTACCGCATGCTCTACCCGTCCATCGACGCGCTGGCCGGGATCGCGGCCGAGCTGGGCGCGCCGTACGGGACGCCGCACTTCCCCGAGCAGGTGGTGCGCGACGACCCGGTGGCGGCGCTGCTCGGCAGGGCGCACCAGGCGGCCGAGCGCGGCGACGCGCTGGCCGCCTCGACGCTGAGCCGCACGTTGTTCGCCCGGCTGCTGATCCGCCACGGCGCGCCGCGGCCGCCCGCGGCGCTGCTCGGCGAGGGCGGGCGGGCCGTGCGGGAGGCACGCGACCTGCTGCACGAAAGCCTGGTGGACCCGCCGACGCTGGACGATCTGGCCGGCGCGGTGGGGGCTCGGCCGTTCGCGCTGCTGCGGGCGTTCAAGGAGGCGACGGGGCTGCCGCCGCACGCCTACCTGACGTCGCTGCGGGTCCGCCGGGCGCGCCACCTCCTCGAGTCGGGGATGCGGCCGGCGCGGGTGGCCGCCGAGGTGGGCTTCACCGACCAGGCCCACCTGACCCGTCATTTCCGCCGCATTGTGGGCGTGCCACCCGCTGCGTACCAGCGCGCTGCAGGAACGTACAAGACTGGTGATTCCTCCACCGCCTAG
- a CDS encoding RluA family pseudouridine synthase: MTEQRSLPVPDGLEGERLDAALSRLFGFSRTRAAELIGAGEVLVDGRQPAKSDRVHAGAWLDVTLPPPVTTPMPVAEPVPGMTVVYEDDDFVVVNKPIGVAAHPTVGWTGPTVIGGLLGAGHTIATSGAAERQGIVHRLDANTTGAMVVAKSEHAYSRLKRAFKERTVDKRYHALVQGHPDPFRGTVDAPIDRHPSGDGRFAVVAGGKPSITHYDTVEAFRAASLLDIKLETGRTHQIRVHMAALRHPCVGDLLYGADPTLAARLGITRQWLHAVALGFEHPSTGEWMSFSTDYPQDLQKALDIVRDES, from the coding sequence ATGACTGAGCAGCGCAGCCTGCCGGTGCCCGACGGGCTGGAGGGCGAGCGGCTCGACGCCGCGCTCTCGCGGCTGTTCGGCTTCTCCCGCACCCGCGCGGCCGAGCTGATCGGCGCGGGGGAGGTGCTGGTCGACGGCCGGCAGCCGGCCAAGTCCGACCGCGTGCACGCGGGCGCGTGGCTGGACGTGACCTTGCCCCCGCCCGTGACCACGCCCATGCCGGTGGCCGAGCCGGTGCCCGGCATGACGGTCGTCTACGAGGACGACGACTTCGTGGTGGTCAACAAGCCGATCGGGGTGGCGGCCCACCCGACCGTCGGCTGGACGGGGCCCACGGTGATCGGCGGGCTGCTCGGGGCCGGGCACACGATCGCCACCAGCGGGGCCGCCGAGCGCCAGGGCATCGTGCACCGCCTGGACGCCAACACCACCGGGGCGATGGTCGTGGCCAAGAGCGAGCACGCGTACTCGCGGCTCAAGCGCGCCTTCAAGGAACGCACGGTCGACAAGCGTTACCACGCGCTGGTCCAGGGGCATCCCGACCCGTTCAGGGGCACCGTGGACGCGCCCATCGACCGGCATCCGTCAGGCGACGGCCGCTTCGCGGTGGTGGCCGGCGGCAAGCCCTCCATCACCCACTACGACACCGTCGAGGCGTTCCGCGCGGCCTCGCTGCTGGACATCAAGCTGGAGACCGGGCGTACGCACCAGATCAGGGTGCACATGGCGGCGCTGCGCCACCCGTGCGTCGGCGACCTGCTCTACGGCGCCGACCCGACGCTCGCCGCCCGGCTGGGGATCACCCGGCAGTGGCTGCACGCGGTCGCACTCGGCTTCGAGCACCCGTCGACGGGTGAGTGGATGTCGTTCAGCACCGACTATCCGCAGGACCTGCAGAAGGCGCTCGACATCGTCCGCGACGAGTCCTGA
- the ileS gene encoding isoleucine--tRNA ligase, with the protein MSSPTFRPLPAQVDLPALEREVLDRWRDGKIFERSIEQNAGNPAWVFYEGPPTANGLPGVHHVEARVFKDLFPRFKSMRGFSVPRKAGWDCHGLPVEVGVEKELGLSGKKDIETYGIAEFNAKCRESVLRHVDAFEQMTERMGYWIDLSQAYRTMDPSYIESVWWSLKVVFDKGLLFRDFRITPYCPRCGTGLSDHELGQPGGYENVSSPSVYVRMPVTSGPLAELGASLLVWTTTPWTLVSNTAVAVHPDVTYVAARTADGEVLVVAEPLLPVLGEGVTEVARHSGRDLERTAYSRPFDLVDIPDAHYVVLGDYVTVEDGTGLVHQAPAFGADDLAVIRRYDMPVVNPIGPDGRFLDDVPMVGGTFFKDADEELTEDLRARGLLFRGGHFEHSYPHCWRCHTPLLYYALPSWYIRTTAVKDQMLAENADTNWYPDTIKWGRFGEWLRNNVDWSLSRSRYWGTPLPLWVCSADESHVTCVGSLEELGSLAGQDVSSLDPHRPYVDDVTFDCPTCGAEARRVPDVIDAWYDSGSMPFAQWGERGKPEGVYPAQFICEATDQTRGWFYSLMAVGTLVFGQSSYENVLCLGLILAEDGRKMSKHLGNVLEPIPLMDQHGADALRWFMACSGSPWAARRVGHNALEEIVRKVLLTLWNTSSFFTLYANAESWSPARLAEATPPAERPLLDRWALAELHRTVAEVTASLDEYDTQRAGRRLADFLDDLSNWYVRRSRRRFWQGEEDAFATLYECLETVLRLMAPVTPFVTDYLWDVLRSAEAPSSVHLASWPEVREDLLNPVLSDQMALVRRLVELGRSARASSGVKTRQPLGRALVGAHGWPSLAGELRGLVADELNVQSIEDMSGFSADLVSYTIKPNFRALGKRFGPQTKLVAAAVGAADPTRVARALRSGGTVMVEADELGEIMLGPDDVIVNEQPRAGWAVETGAIGTGTGETVALDLELTDDLRRAGLLREVIRLVQEARKATGLSITDRIELWWTTSSPDLAAALRAEPHVVAEEVLATTVTEGTAPGLPSHTDDDLALTFQLRRA; encoded by the coding sequence ATGTCTTCCCCAACCTTCCGCCCTCTTCCCGCGCAGGTCGACCTGCCCGCGCTCGAGCGCGAGGTCCTCGACCGCTGGCGGGACGGGAAGATCTTCGAGCGTTCCATCGAGCAGAACGCTGGCAACCCCGCCTGGGTCTTCTACGAGGGCCCGCCCACCGCCAACGGCCTGCCCGGCGTGCACCACGTCGAGGCGCGCGTGTTCAAGGACCTGTTCCCGCGTTTCAAGTCCATGCGCGGATTCAGCGTCCCGCGTAAGGCCGGATGGGACTGCCACGGCCTGCCCGTCGAGGTGGGCGTGGAGAAGGAACTGGGTCTGTCCGGCAAGAAGGACATCGAGACGTACGGCATCGCCGAGTTCAACGCCAAGTGCCGCGAGTCGGTGCTGCGGCACGTGGACGCGTTCGAGCAGATGACCGAGCGCATGGGCTACTGGATCGACCTGTCGCAGGCGTACCGGACCATGGACCCGTCCTACATCGAGTCGGTGTGGTGGTCGCTGAAGGTCGTCTTCGACAAGGGGCTGCTGTTCCGCGACTTCCGGATCACGCCGTACTGCCCGCGCTGCGGCACCGGCCTGTCCGACCACGAGCTGGGCCAGCCCGGAGGCTACGAGAACGTCTCCAGCCCGTCGGTCTACGTCCGCATGCCGGTGACCTCGGGGCCGCTGGCCGAGTTGGGCGCGTCGCTGCTGGTGTGGACGACGACGCCGTGGACGCTGGTGTCCAACACGGCGGTGGCGGTGCACCCCGACGTGACGTACGTCGCGGCGCGCACCGCGGACGGCGAGGTGCTCGTCGTCGCCGAGCCGCTGCTGCCGGTCCTGGGCGAGGGCGTCACCGAGGTGGCCCGCCACAGCGGCCGCGACCTGGAGCGCACCGCCTACTCACGGCCGTTCGACCTGGTCGACATCCCGGACGCCCACTATGTGGTGCTCGGCGACTACGTCACGGTCGAGGACGGCACCGGCCTGGTCCACCAGGCGCCGGCCTTCGGCGCCGACGACCTGGCCGTGATCAGGCGCTACGACATGCCGGTCGTCAACCCGATCGGCCCCGACGGCCGCTTCCTCGACGACGTGCCCATGGTCGGCGGGACGTTCTTCAAGGACGCCGACGAGGAGCTGACCGAGGACCTGCGCGCCCGCGGCCTGCTGTTCCGCGGCGGCCACTTCGAGCACAGCTACCCGCACTGCTGGCGCTGCCACACGCCGCTGCTCTACTACGCGCTCCCGTCCTGGTACATCAGGACCACCGCGGTCAAGGACCAGATGCTGGCCGAGAACGCCGACACCAACTGGTACCCGGACACGATCAAGTGGGGCCGCTTCGGCGAGTGGCTGCGCAACAACGTCGACTGGTCGTTGTCGCGCTCCCGCTACTGGGGCACGCCGCTGCCGCTGTGGGTGTGCTCGGCGGACGAGTCGCACGTCACGTGCGTCGGATCGCTGGAGGAGCTGGGCTCGCTGGCCGGCCAGGACGTCTCCTCGCTCGACCCGCACCGCCCGTACGTCGACGACGTGACCTTCGACTGCCCGACGTGCGGCGCCGAGGCCCGCCGCGTGCCGGACGTCATCGACGCCTGGTACGACTCCGGCTCGATGCCGTTCGCGCAGTGGGGCGAGCGCGGCAAGCCCGAGGGCGTCTACCCGGCGCAGTTCATCTGCGAGGCCACGGACCAGACCCGCGGCTGGTTCTACTCGCTGATGGCCGTCGGCACGCTGGTCTTCGGCCAGTCCTCCTACGAGAACGTGCTCTGCCTGGGCCTGATCCTGGCCGAGGACGGCCGCAAGATGAGCAAGCACCTGGGCAACGTCCTGGAGCCGATCCCGCTGATGGACCAGCACGGGGCCGACGCGCTGCGCTGGTTCATGGCCTGCTCCGGCTCGCCGTGGGCGGCCCGCCGGGTGGGGCACAACGCCCTGGAAGAGATCGTCCGCAAGGTCCTGCTGACGCTCTGGAACACCTCGTCGTTCTTCACCCTCTACGCCAACGCCGAGTCGTGGTCGCCGGCCAGGCTCGCCGAGGCCACGCCGCCGGCCGAGCGTCCGCTGCTCGACCGCTGGGCGCTCGCCGAGCTGCACCGCACGGTGGCCGAGGTCACGGCGTCGCTGGATGAATACGACACCCAGCGCGCCGGCCGCCGCCTGGCCGACTTCCTCGACGACCTGTCCAACTGGTACGTGCGCCGCTCGCGTCGCCGGTTCTGGCAGGGCGAGGAGGACGCGTTCGCCACCCTGTACGAGTGCCTGGAGACGGTGCTGCGGCTGATGGCGCCGGTCACGCCGTTCGTCACCGACTACCTCTGGGACGTGCTGCGCTCGGCGGAGGCGCCCTCGTCGGTGCACCTGGCGTCCTGGCCGGAGGTGCGCGAGGACCTGCTGAACCCGGTGTTGTCCGACCAGATGGCGCTGGTGCGGCGCCTGGTGGAGCTGGGCCGCTCGGCCCGGGCGTCGTCAGGCGTCAAGACCCGGCAGCCGCTCGGGCGGGCCCTGGTGGGCGCGCACGGGTGGCCGTCGCTGGCGGGTGAGCTGCGCGGGCTGGTCGCCGACGAGCTCAACGTCCAGAGCATCGAGGACATGTCCGGCTTCAGCGCCGATCTCGTGTCCTACACGATCAAGCCCAACTTCCGGGCGCTGGGCAAGCGTTTCGGCCCCCAGACCAAGCTCGTGGCCGCCGCGGTGGGCGCTGCCGACCCGACCCGGGTGGCGCGTGCTCTCCGCTCCGGTGGCACGGTCATGGTGGAGGCGGACGAGCTGGGCGAGATCATGCTCGGCCCGGACGACGTGATCGTCAACGAGCAGCCCCGGGCGGGCTGGGCGGTGGAGACGGGCGCGATCGGCACCGGCACCGGCGAGACCGTGGCCCTGGACCTGGAGCTCACGGACGACCTGCGCCGCGCGGGGCTGCTGCGCGAGGTCATCCGCCTCGTCCAGGAGGCCCGCAAGGCGACGGGCCTGTCCATCACGGACCGTATCGAGCTGTGGTGGACCACCTCGTCACCGGACCTCGCCGCGGCCCTGCGCGCCGAGCCGCACGTGGTGGCCGAGGAGGTGCTGGCGACGACGGTCACGGAGGGCACGGCGCCCGGCCTGCCGTCCCACACGGACGACGATCTGGCCCTGACCTTCCAGCTCCGCCGGGCCTGA
- a CDS encoding TraR/DksA family transcriptional regulator, with amino-acid sequence MAAVTQTATPSMWSEEELAEVRGMLQTEIDELEADILRHETEIASGDVTQGAGDDQADAGAKTYEREREIALTLNARDLVAQNERAIARIDAGTYGVCESCHKPIGKERLQAFPRATLCVACKQKEERR; translated from the coding sequence ATGGCGGCAGTAACGCAGACCGCTACACCGTCGATGTGGTCGGAGGAGGAGCTGGCCGAGGTACGCGGCATGCTCCAGACGGAGATCGACGAGCTCGAGGCGGACATCCTCCGCCACGAGACGGAGATAGCCTCTGGAGACGTCACCCAGGGCGCCGGCGACGACCAGGCCGACGCCGGTGCCAAGACGTACGAGCGCGAACGCGAGATCGCCCTTACCCTGAATGCGCGCGATCTGGTCGCGCAGAACGAACGTGCGATCGCCAGGATCGACGCGGGGACTTATGGAGTGTGCGAATCGTGCCACAAGCCGATCGGCAAGGAACGCCTTCAGGCGTTCCCGAGGGCGACGCTGTGCGTGGCCTGCAAGCAGAAGGAGGAGCGCCGGTAG
- the lspA gene encoding signal peptidase II has protein sequence MLAAVVYAADLITKTVVLRTLEGEPPLVVIQDVLQFRVIFNSGAAFSIGTGMTFVFTLIAAAVVVAIVRTARKLGSRAWAITLGLLLGGALGNLTDRLLRYPSGIGRPTQLQGHVVDFIEVLPGHFPIIDYFPVFNIADSAIVCGGILAVILAWRNVQIDGSRETREETKDD, from the coding sequence GTGCTGGCGGCCGTGGTCTACGCGGCCGACCTCATCACCAAGACGGTGGTGCTGCGGACGCTTGAAGGCGAGCCGCCGCTGGTCGTCATCCAGGACGTCCTGCAGTTCCGGGTGATCTTCAATTCCGGTGCCGCGTTCAGCATCGGCACCGGGATGACCTTCGTCTTCACACTGATCGCCGCCGCGGTCGTGGTCGCCATCGTGCGCACCGCACGCAAGCTGGGCAGCCGGGCGTGGGCGATCACGCTCGGCCTGCTGCTCGGCGGGGCGCTCGGCAACCTCACCGACCGGCTGCTGCGCTACCCGTCGGGCATCGGCCGGCCCACGCAGCTCCAGGGGCACGTCGTGGACTTCATCGAGGTGCTGCCGGGGCATTTCCCCATCATCGACTACTTCCCGGTCTTCAACATCGCCGACTCGGCGATCGTCTGCGGCGGCATCCTCGCGGTCATCCTCGCCTGGCGCAACGTGCAGATCGACGGCTCCAGGGAGACCAGGGAGGAGACGAAGGATGACTGA